A segment of the Suncus etruscus isolate mSunEtr1 chromosome 7, mSunEtr1.pri.cur, whole genome shotgun sequence genome:
GATTGCCAGTGGGAGGGTGGGTGTTGTGTGTTTAgcttgaaaacaacaacaacacctttGTTTATTTCCATGCATTTGCAACAGAGACAGAACTGGTTTCTGGGGAGTCTTTCTTGGCTGTTAGTTAACAAGTCCAGCTAGCAGTtttgaaggagaggagaggggaagagagggagggaagctgtgtggaaaggagggagggcagagagaCCCAAGCCCACTCCATTTGCAGAAGAGAGGGAGCGAGAGAtcaagacagacacagacacacacacggtCTGTTCTATCTGTACCCCTCAGATCAAGGGGAGATTCAATTAGGAAAGATGGTGTATAGGAGCCCCTGGGAAGGAGTGATAATGAAACAAAAAGGCTGAGAAAACCAGGTTTTGCTAACTAGCTGTGTCCTGCCAGAGTTGCTGGGTCGGCCCAATCAGCACACCAAAGTGTAACTGAGCGACAGATATGCCACCTGGGGTGGTGGGCACCTCTGGGGCACCTCTCCAGGCTGCCAAGCCCTCCCATTAGGGAAAACTCTGGGACATTGGAAGCTGCCTCTTTGGTTTAAGATTGTCCTGGCCatggatttttttcttccaaaaggAGTTGACAAAATGGTTATCAAGTCAACACAAAACATTTCTTCACAACCagtgcttttattattatttattattggatCAGCCTTTGAAAAATGATTTGGCACCATTAATGTTAAAATCACCCAGATGAAGGATGTATGTACCCGCTGGCTGTCTGCATTCAGGGCTCAGAGGCTTCCTTGGGAGTGGCCTGAGATTGGGGTGCAGGTGGGACCCACAGCTTGCCTCTTAGCTCCAAGCCCTCTTCATGAGTCTGCACCAAAGGACCCTTTAGCAGTCCCGGTTAGTCAAGTTTTACTTGTGCCTCTGGCAGCTTAATTTGattggagtgtttttttttgtttgtttgttttattttgttttgttttgttttgaactttGCTGCAGGTCCCTTTTCTGGTAAGAAatgtgcctttttctttttctttttttttttttttgcccaacaCCAGTTGCTCCTCCATTTCCTCTGCATGAGGAGCGTGATAAGGCAGATAAATAAGTCAATCCATGCAGTTTATTTAGAAGGCTGCTTCTTACCCACACTGGGGTCAGCTTCTGCAGGACAACTGGCACAGCTACAGAGGAAGGACAGTCAgcggtggggggtgggggtggggtgagggaagagaggagCGGGAGGCCAGAGAAGCTTCTAGTGTGTTAGAgaaacctctgagagctgccaaaCTTTGGGAGACCCACGCCCGACTGTGGGGGCCAAACGATGCTGAAGTGTCTGTGGCAGCTTAAGTTTCCAAGTTAGACGTGCACCTTTGTCCAAGAAAAAGCATATTTCCATTAAGCAAGTGAGAGAATAGCAGAGAAGGTTAGCAGAAGAGAGGGCTTGCTGCAGGCTATCTCCACCCAGCCTCTCCTCGGTCCTCTCCCCAGTGAAACCGGAGGGGGGCTGGTGCATTCACCTAGGAGAGaaaaacccccaccccccaatcccTTCTTTGAAAGCTAAGTGAGTGATTCAAATGCTAACCTCTGTCTCCGGAGTGAGACAAAGGGCGGGTTATGGGAGTGGGAAAATGCTGGGGAGAACTTGCAAGAAGCCCTTAGGGGGCTTTCAGGCTCTGTCTCCTTGGGAGCGCGctggtgtgtgttgtgtgtgtatctGAGCGTGAATGTCTGTCTCTGAGCTTGTATGTGCGTCCGTGAACGTGTCTGTATTGGTGAGCATGCATGTACTGTGGAAGTGACACGGGAGCACCCTTGTAGGAGTACTTAGAGCATTAGCGTGTttatgagtgtgagtgtgtgtgtgtgtgtgtgttttggaggtTGTTCTGGTCATTCTCTTCATGGAGAACTACTCAGCTGTTTCCTATGGTCCTTAATGTCTCTTCCAcccctgccaggctgggggagGGAAGTGAGGGGCAGCTGGTGAGGGAGGGACAGGTTTTCATAATTAGGGGCTGGGGGCACCCTCTGGAAGACCAGATTTGGGGGGCACTGCTTCAGGCTAGCCACTCCATTACAGGTTTTAGTGAGGGTGGCTAGAGGCTGGTTTCCTTCTCCCCGCTTGACTTATTTACCCAGAAACAAGGTAGTCAACTCATGTTTTTCTTGAAAGGTCCCGGGAAGGAGTGAGAAATGGTTCCCACTCTGTTTCTTGGGCCACGGGTGGgccatgacttcccccacacagGGACAGGGACGGAGGAACAACACGGGGCCACTAACTTGCATTTGTGTGAAGTAGAAATGGCAACTTTGGGGGTGCTAGGTTTCTTGCTTTCTGGTACTTCCTGCCCGACTTAGCCCCCTGCTGATAAACCCAGGGGGGTGTGCTTGTGTGGGGAAGGGGTGAGCTGTGCtgctgggggggggtgtttcCTGCCGACACCTAGACAcattccccaattttttttttagcctgCAAACGATTTTACTtcttcctcccaccccccaaagttCAGGCCGgcgcaaaaataataataataataataattaaaaaaacacccaccaaaccccctccaaaaaaataagatGTGCGCACCAAGGAAGGTTAATAGGGTGAGGTTTAATAAGCGCGATTGTTACAGGTGGGCATTTGCCCGGGGGCTGGGGTTAGAGTTGGGGTCGGCAGCGACGAGAGCGCAGCGTTTTGCACTTGGCCCGGCCCTTGTGCGGGTTGTGTTCGTGCGGGGACGTGGGGGACGTGCGGGGACGCGGGCGATTCCGCCTCCAGACGACAGATCTGACTTCCACACTTAGCTCCTCCCGGTCGCGCGCAGGCCACACGGGCCCCTGCCCCTCGACCCCGGGGGCCTCGCATCGAATCCATCATCCCCTGGCCCTTCCTCGGCCCCCACGGGTGTCACGCTCTTGGGTTGCGGTGGGGGACACACATTGCTTGCGGGGTGTCCGGGCGAGAAACGCGCCTCTCCCCTTCCCAAGccttctatccatccatccatccgtcttAGTCCTGTTCGGGCTCCGGCTCGCTCCAGCTCcgggcctctctctctctctttctttctctcacccaAGTGCCCTCTCTTGCCCTCCAGGCTCGCTTCCAGCGCAAAGTTCCACCCAAGCGCAGCCCAAAGGGCTCTCTGCGCCCCCAAACTTGGCCCGacgtgaatgagtgagtgagtgcgtGAGACCCACCAAGCTCCCGGTACCTCCTTCCCCGACGCGGACTCCGGCGGCTGCGGTGCGCAACGCGGTGCGCACGGGCCGGGCAGGTGCGCACACCCTGGACCCGAGCGGGAGCGAGCGAGGCACCTCCTCCTCCCCGCGGCTTCAGTTTGgcggtggggtgggtgggtggacggGCCGGACGGTGCGGTGCGGGGAAGTGCGGGGACAGCACGAGACGAGACGAGACGAGACAGGACGGGGCAGAGCTGGGACTGGACGGGACGGGGCGCAACGGGGCGCACGGCGCAACGGGGCGCGCCTGGCTCAGTGCGGCCGGCGGGCTCTGGACTTGGCGCCCGATCCCGGGGCGCTGGCGACATCTCGCAGGTGGCAACAGTTGTCGCTACGGCGCGGCGGCGGCCCATCGCCTGGGAAAGTTGGCGCGCCCGCGGCTGTGGCCGTGGCCGTGCGTGCGCCCGGCCCGCCCGAGCCAGCCAGGGATGGGTTTGGGGGTTTTCTCtctaggaaggaaagaaaaagcccCGCGACTTGCACACACGCGAGCGAGCGAGTGACTTACCCCCTTGCAGTGCCGTGCCGCGCAGAGTCCTGGTGCCAGGTCGGACAGACGGACGGAGACGCAGGGGTGTCTCCGGCCAGGGCGCCCAGAGcgcgcgcgcccgcccgcccgcccagcCAAGTTTCTAAGCCTTCAGTCTAACCCAGCCCAGCCGTCCGGACTTGGGAAGAGCCcggggcgcttgccttgccttgccttgcctcgCCTCGTCCGCCCCGGTGCCGTCTCCCTCGccctccctgtccctgtccctgtccgTCTCCCTCTCCACCGCGCGCCCCGCACCTCGCACCTCGCAGCCCGCCCCGAGACCACCTGCGCGCTCCCCGCGCCGTCTCCGCGCACTCACCTGGCCCGAAGAAGACCAGGAGCACCTGGAAGCCGTCGCCGTCCATCAGTGGCGGCGGATGGGGATGGGCCCCTTGCCGGTGGGCGAGTCGGGGGACGGGTCCCGGCGGCGGCGGCCGAACTTGGCGGCCGGGCGGCAGCGGCGGGGCTGGGGCGGCGGCTCCTGCCTctgctgcctctgcctctgctgctcgcgctcctcctcctcctcgtcgtCCTCCTCCTCGGGGTCCCACGGGTCGCGCCGCCGCGCGGGCCGGGGCTCCGCCCCCTCGGAGGGGCGCGGGGGCAGGGGCGGGCGGCGCGGGGGCCGGGGCGGGGGCCGGGGCGGGGTGTCGTCGAGGTCGAGGTCGAGGTCGGTGTCGGTGTCGGGGCCGCCGCCGTCCAGGCGCAGCGACTGCAGGCGCTCGGCGAGCGTGGGGCCGAGGAAGGGCGCGCGCGGGGGCACCGGCGGGGCGCGCAGCTCGTCCTCGGGCTCCGTCTCGGGCTCGGTGGTGGGCGCCGTCTCGGTCTCGGTGCCGCGGCCGCCGGGGTCGCTGTCGCTGTCCAGGTCGAGCTCGGAGTCGGAGTCGGAGTCGGGGTCGCTGTCGGACGCGTAGTCGTCGAACTCGAAGTCGTCGTAGTCGAAGCAGTCGGGCGCGGGCGGCGCGGACGGGCCGGCCGCGGCGCCCTCGCCGCCCTCGGCGCCctcgggctcgggctcgggcCCCGCGTCGGGCTCGGGCCCGGGCTGCTGCGGGCCCTCGGGCTCGGGCCCGGGCCCCCCCTGCGCGCCCCCCCCCGCGCCGCTGCCGCGCCTGCTGCTGCTGGAGGAGGCTGCGGCGCTGCTGCGCGCGCTGCTGCGCCCGGGCGCTGGACGTGGCGAGGGCGCGCAGCAGCGCGATGAAGCAGGACAGCCAGAGCAGCGCCGTGGCGGCCCGCCGGCCGATGGGCGGGCACAGGTCGTTGTAGCCGGCTCGGACCCGGCGCCACTGCTGGGCCCGCGAGCGCCGATCCATGCCGGGGCCCTTGGGTGCCgccgcgcccgccgccgccgccgccgcccccgccgccgccggccGGGGAGCCGGGCCGTCCCCGGGCTCCGCCGAGAAGGGCAGCCGGCGCCGGCCAGGTGAGAAGCCGGGCTTCCCCAACGTGGCCCGGCGAGCGacagagcgagcgagcgagcgagcctgCAGCCCGTGCGCCCGCTCCCTCGCTCCCTCGCTCCGCTGCGCTCCTCGGACTCGGGTGCCAGGCGCAGGGGCAGAGTgcggaggagaggagaagagaggagaggagacaggagaggagaggagcgcTGCCTCCCTGGTCCTCTCGCTCGGAGAGGACGCGGGAGACTGGGCAGAGGGGGCACCGAGCGCGGAGGCTTTTCAGCAAACTTGCGCGCCCCGGACTTGAGCCGGGCACGTGCTGCTGCGTGCGTGGAGGAGGCGGTGGGCGggtggttggggggggggcgcgTCCCCGCCGGCCGCCAGCCACGCGCCACGCGCGCCCTGGCACAACCCCGCTGGGCCGGCAGGTGGCAGGCGGGAACCTTGTTTGAGACAGGACCGGGCCGGCGGAGTTGGAGCTGGCGCTGGCGCTGGGAATAACCAGCCACAGGTTAGCTAGCGCCCGCCAAGCCCGCGGGAGACCCGATCCCCGCTTTCTTTGGCCAGGGTTCTGGAGGGAATGGCGGGGACTGGTGATGGACACTCGGTGTGCACAGGGGTGGCAGTCCGGGTCCGGAAACCGCTAGGCACATCCATCCGTTCGAGCGTCTTCGATCAGAGAGAGGTCCCTGAACCCCGTTCGTTGGAAGCTGTCGAGTGCTTTTCAGGGTTCATCACCCAGTGGGCAGACACAGTCCCCAACACAGTAGAGGTAGTGGTCTGTGGGccgggtgccccccccccagagtTACTCAAATGTCCCCAGACCCAGCTGGCACAGGTGCCCCAGTTCTGTCTCTGTGGGTCTCAGGGTGCCCCTCTCTTGAACACCTCCCTCTCACACTGCCTTAGTGCTGTTTCGTGGACGAATTTCAGGCAGAGTTGATCCGCACCGCTGCAGGTGGAGATTGAGGGAAGGTCTGAGTGTTAGAAGGATGTTGCGCTTgattgggggagccacacctggcggtgctcagggcttcctcctgcgctgagctcaggagtcaccTGGCCGTACtcaggaaaccttatgggatgccaggcagggatagaacccaaggccagacacatgcaaggcaaacacccttcccgctgtcctgttgctccagcccccttagaAAGCTGTTGGGGGTTAACAGCCGGTGCACTTGGCTACTGCAAATCCTGTACCCTCCTGACCCAGCCACATTGACAGACTTAAACAGTGTCATTTGGGAGTAGTTGGGAGCTGTCTGTGGACCACTGGGGCAGTGTCCTGGTGTCCTGAACAGGACCGCTAGAGCCCTGGGGTTGGTGGGGCGGGGGCTTTTCTTTCCTCTGCTTGTCCCTTGGAAGTGGCTTCCATGTGGGGGTGGCAGGTAGACCCTGTCAGCAATGTTTCTGCCTCCTGACTTGGTTTCTCACCAGTGCCCACTTGGCATCTGATATCTCCACATTCTAGTCGGTAGACTAGAAGCAGGGAGCTAATAGAGTGGAACAGGGCTGGCAAAGCCCCTCGAAGGAGACACCCTTGTGGTCCAGTTGGGTCCCACCCCAGAGGAACTTGGGGGGTCTGATTACCCTCTTTGCTCTCATGAAAACTGCCCATCCAGGGCGGTGGTGACTCATGGAGGGGCTCTTCCAGAGCCGGGCAATGTGGACCCATCGGTCTGTCCTCCTGAGGGGGACCTGTTTCCCAGTCTCCCCCTTGATCAGCCTGTTCCCTACACCTGCAGAAAGCAAAAGCCATTTTCCAGGGTGCATAGGGGAGTGCAGGTAGCGGGGTGTGGAGGGATCCCCTTTTGGTGGGGATTAATGATGACCCGAGGCCAAGCCCGGCTCTTCAGCAGAATGAAAAAGCACTTGGGTTTtcagggggtgtttttttttttttttttttttttttttttttttgcctgtaacAGTGACGGCAGCAGCCCGGAGCTGGCTGATGTGCTAATATACATCTACTGACATTGCctgcattattaaaaaaatgcgTGTTACATAATACTTTTGGACCGGGTTCTGCATTAGTAATGCACTTTCTCTGTGAGATGCATTTTAATCAGCAGGCCGACATGGAAGGCAACGTCTGTCTTGTCTTCCACCGGAGGAAACACCTCGGAGCCGCAGCCCGGCTCGCTCCGAATCCAAAACCGTCTCCGTGTCCCCTGGATGCGGACTCTGGCAGGAGGGTGCCGCTGTGCTTGAAGTGCCGGTTCCATCCTGCACTTAAGCCAGGACCGAGCAAATGGATCTGTGCAGAAAATGCTCTTTAAGATGCATTACGTGAGCGAGTTTCAGAAGTGCTGGATGTTGAGTGAATTTCAAAGAGGCAGGGGCTGGTGACTGGCCAAGGAGCCGGGGGGGACTCGGCATGTCTGCCGGGAACTAAGTGTGGCCAGAGCTTGCCTTGGGCCCGGCCAAGGGGCCCTTTGTCCCCAGCACCGGGAAAGTGCTTACAGCTGCACACAGCCATTGGATCAGGCTTGGGTGGCTCAGGAGGACTCTTGTCCTGGGGAAGTGAGAGGCACCAACATGGGCTTTTTGTGGCCCCTGAAGGCAGCCATGAAAAGTGGGGAGCAGTAGGTGCCACCGCCAGACACAGATTCCCAGTTTTGGGAAGGCAGATCTCACCATCCAGGGTTTGAGCAGGGCAGGCTCTACTGGGAGACCATTGTCTTTGGGTCAGGACATTTGCTACAGGGCTTAGGCACTGCCCGGCTTGGAACTTGACGCTCTGGGCCTGCCAGGGTGCACTGTGCCTCGGGCTCTGCTGTGCTGGGACAggcatgtggggccagagaggggcTGGGGGGCTCACAGGGCCAGGGCCTCCAATCGTGGCTATTTTGGGAGCTTTGGAAAGTTCAAGTGGCTTGGTGACAGGAAGGAATGTTTGGGTAGTGGCAGTTGGGGGACATGAGCAAACAGGTGTCCCCAAGTTCCAGCGAAATCCAGAGCGACTCCAGGCTTCTGCCCTCCCCGCCCCAGGTCACTCCTCAAAACTGAGGGTTCAGACCCAGTTCAGACCCCCAGGTCAAGATAAATGCACTGTAGGGTGGGCACCTCACATCCACTCACTCCCGGGCGGGCATCTTTGGGAGTTGAGGGGTGGGTAACAGTGGTAGGCACTGGCCTTGCTTATCATGCCCAGTAAAACCAAATGTCTGCCCtccaatatactttttttttttttttttggttttgggggctacacgTGGAAGCCCTTCTTTGATTTACTCCTTGCTTCCAGggcagggtgccagggatccaacccaacaAGCACCCTGTTCTCTGTACTGCCACAAGCCTCCCCCAGATGGAGCTGAGGGGGTCTGGGGTAGAGGGACTCTCTTCTAGAAGTGGGGGGCTCTGGGGATTCTCTAGCTTCTTTGGATAAAGCCTGGCAAGGGATGGCTTTCTGCACAAACACCCCCTAAGCCCACTACCACGTGTAGGTTCCTTCTCAGGGTCCTGGGGGCGATGGGGTGGGTGTGACACGCTCCCCGAAGCTGCCCAGGCCCCAGCGCATTTTCTGAGACTCTCCTCGAGATATAAAAGATTGGTTCTGTTCTGCCGGGCAAGTGGAGATAATCACTCTTGAGCATGTTTTTCGGACAATCATTGGAAAGGCCTATTTTTGGAGGTGGAGAGCTTTTAGGCTCTCCTTTGGGTAGAAATGAATTCGGGGCGTTTAAAGCGCAATCAGCCAGAGAGGCCCCCCCTGCTGCGGGGTCTGGCACTTCGTGTGCCCTGTACCATGCACCCCGCCGCTGGGCCACGCTCCTCcggggagttttttttttctgttttcacacTCCGGCTGGCAGCTCTGGCTCCGGAGGGGTCGGCGGGCCTCAGCCCCTGACGGGGGGACTTTGGGGGGAAATGTCGCAGAGGGCTGCAGACAAAACAATTGGGGGAAGTCATCACCCCTCGGACCCGCTTGGCTGCTGTCCAGGGCATTGTTGGAACGGGGCACTATTTGCGACACCCTTTTTAAAAGGGGAGATAGGATCAGCATTCTCGCCTTCCGGGTCTTATCAGGCACGACCTTCCTTCCCCTCACTGTGTTCGATGAGGGTCTGCTGCCCCCGAGGTCTCCCTTCCCCCGACTGCTAACCCATCTGCCTCCTAGCTGAGCGAGCCAGCCACGCACGTTCCTCCACTTAGCCTACAGTTCCCCGGTTCTCTGCACCTCTGATCGACCCTCTAGCCGCCCTTGACATGGCCGGTTCCTTCTGGTGTTGGCCAAGATTGCTGTTGTAGTCCGTCCAGGGGGCTGTCCTCTCAGTGTCCCCTCTACCTCACACCAGGGTCTGTACTCCCAAAGGCTCAGCCTTGGTCCATCCCACCCAACAGCATTACCTCTGGCCCCCAGCACTCACCACTCACACTCACACCCACATGCTCACATACATGATCATGCCCTCACAGACACAACCATAGCATACACACATGCCTGCACACACAGTCACACTGTcccacacgcgcgcacacacacacacacacagacacttgCCCGGGCCACTCATGCACATGTCGCCCCAACACTGACAGCC
Coding sequences within it:
- the LOC126013337 gene encoding neuroendocrine secretory protein 55-like, which encodes MDRRSRAQQWRRVRAGYNDLCPPIGRRAATALLWLSCFIALLRALATSSARAQQRAQQRRSLLQQQQQPGPEPDAGPEPEPEGAEGGEGAAAGPSAPPAPDCFDYDDFEFDDYASDSDPDSDSDSELDLDSDSDPGGRGTETETAPTTEPETEPEDELRAPPVPPRAPFLGPTLAERLQSLRLDGGGPDTDTDLDLDLDDTPPRPPPRPPRRPPLPPRPSEGAEPRPARRRDPWDPEEEDDEEEEEREQQRQRQQRQEPPPQPRRCRPAAKFGRRRRDPSPDSPTGKGPIPIRRH